DNA sequence from the Peteryoungia desertarenae genome:
CGCGCAATTCGAAGCTGGGCGAGCAGCTCTGGCAAGCGATAGGCTTCCTTCAGGGCGTCAATCAGCTGTGTCTTCTCCCGATTACTCAGGATTTGCAGATCGACGCCCAGGTCTTTTTTTAGGAGTTCGGTAGCCTTCTTCAGGAGATCATGCTCGAGTTGCAACTGGCGGACATCACGCTGGAGGGCTTCAAGCTGTCGCTCAAGCTCTTCACGTTCAGGCACCTTGGGGTTGGCTTTGCGGCGTTTCATGGATGAGGGAGCCTCGTGACCGAGTAGCTGATCTTTCCAGCTGTACAATGTCGGCCTTGAGACGCCCAGCCGGTCCGCAACCTGTTGAGCAGTTTCATCTCCACTGCATAGTCCGATGACGCCTGCTTGCCGGACCTCCTCGCAATGGCCAGGATGCCACGATCGACCGACCATCGATGTTCGCGCCTCCGGAAACGCCTCACGGACCCATGCGGTCAGTGTCCCTCGACCGGGATAGCCAAGTGCCCTCATCGTCGCTGCGATGCAACGATCATGGGTGCGAAAGTGCTCAAGGGCGGCCTGTTTTTGGGCCTCGGTGTATTTTGGCGCCCGCGCCACCGGCTGAGGGCGCAGGTCGAGGTTATGCTGATACTCACGGTACCATCCCCTCAGCGCATTCTTTGTGGGATAACCCAGCTGGCGAATGGTCGCGTTCAGCCGCTTGCCAAGCCGGATATAGAGTTCAACCGCTCGAAGTCTGTCTGCGTAGGAATACATGAACTACCTCCTTGGTGGTCCAAGTTTTCGTCCGCACCCCCGTCTGTCGCACCGCATCAAGCGCTTCGTCTGCACTGTCCGGATCCAAGCACAATTGTCCGACCCGTGTCAGGAAACAGCCACGATCGCCAAGCGGCCAGTCCTTCGGATTGAGCCAGATCGAATGAGCTGAACCTGCCTGCTCAGCAAATTCCGCACGCGGAAATGGGGACGAGGCCTCCACCTCAGCCACCCAGTTTTCCGGAAGATGAAAGAAGAGATTGGTCGCCCCATCGCGCATGTCGCAGTTTGAAACCGTCCGGTCACCCGGAAGGCATCGATGGGGGTATTCCGAAAATGCTTTGCCGCCGGCCTCCGCGCCGTTTTCGCAGGCGTCAGGACCATGTCCGTCATCGTCAGTGCAGTCGCGGTTGAGGGAGGCCTGATCCTGCGGCGGATCCCATTTCAAGGTTGCCTTGACAAGCTGATAGGCGGCCAGAACCTGGGGATGCGCGCTCTCAAACATGCAGAACTGACCGAGCGCGCCCACCTCTTCACATGGGCCATTAATCGCAACCCATTGGCGTGGGCCAAGGACCAGCGCGTCGTCTGTATCCTTGCGGAAGAAATTGACCCGCGGGGGAAAAACATCGCCTGCCGCCTGAGCACCGCTCGTGTATCCCTCGGTCGTGGGGTGATCCGTCCACCAGCCTGCGGGCAGCATGAAGGAAAGACCACTCCCAGCATCGGTGATGGAGCAAGGCGCGGGCCCGTCGCAAGAATAGGCAACATCCTCGCTCACAGTGGTGGCTGCGCCGGGGCCGGCATCAGCCTTTTTCTGCGGCAGATTACGTGTCGGTCGCGTCGCATCTGGCGTCCCGACATCGAGGGAGATGCGCGCCTTCTCCCTCCTCTCACCAGACGCATCGTAACCTTTGTAGACGAGATCGTAAGTGCCTGGTTCGCCAGGTGCAGTCAGAGGCTGGCCGGCAGCAAGTTCGCTGAGTGTTCGGCCCCAGTCGATCTGGTTTTCGCCTTGCCAGATCTCGATCCCGTCGCTGCGCAACTGACTGCCGCTGGTTTCAATCACGATCGGGGCGCCCGGCGCGACGACAGATGGAGACTTGAGCGTTACGGCAGGGTCCGTCTCGACAAGGATTTCCATTTCGTCGAGCTTGTCACCGCCCCAGGTTTCCAGTCTGAGAAGATAGGAACCGGGCGCCGCAAGCTCGATTGCAGCGTCCTTGGCGCCTTCGGTTCCTTCAACCGTGCTATAGGTGATAGCAGCGCCCGGACTGACGTTCCCGATCGGGTAGAGCCTCAAGGCCAGCGCTGCGCCGCCCGTCTCGCTTCCCTCCGCAAGTACACCGAGCTCAATCTGTGCAACGCCGACCGCATACGGTCCCCGGTTCACCATACCGGCCTTGCCGGGCTCAATTGCCGCCTCCTCTAGAGGACGCACAAAAAGGATTGCATCCGTCTTGAAACCGGAAACCCAGCCGTCTTCAGGCGGCAATTTTGCCCAATCCAATTCCGTCGAATAGCTGAAAAGACGGCATCGGGGTTCCTCGACGAAATAACTTCCGGGGGGCTCGAACATCCAGGCTGCAGTTGCCGCATCAGCTTCGGCCAAGGACCGGCAGTCTTGGGCTGTACCGTCGCGGGGGAAATCGGGTTGCTGCGGGAATGCAACTTCAGGCCCAATCGACCGCCCTGTCGGCTGAAGCTGGATTCTGGGCATCAGCGGGCGGCCTGGGAAATGTGTCGTGTCTCGCGGCGGTGCCATGGTAATCGTTTCACTCAGTGCGTCGCTGAGCGCGCCGGCATTTGCCGCTTCAATGTATCGCCCTCCCGTGTTTTCGGCGAGGCAAGCCACCTGGGCGCCTTCTTCCTTTGACAGCCCGAAACCGACCACATGGGCGGTGAAATTGACACCTGCCGCCTCCAGTTCCGAAGCCAGCGCACAAGGGTCCGCCTCGCAGGTCTCCAGTCCGTCAGTCACAAGCACGACGGTTGCACTTTCCTCACCATAGCGCAGAGCCTCAGCGGCCTGCCGCACGGCAGCCGAGAGAGGGGTTTTGCCGAGAAAGCGCATGGCGTTGACCGCGCCGACGACCGTTTGTCCGGTGTTTTTCCCCGGCGGCACCAGAAGCTCGATATCGCCACAATTGCCCTTGGAGCGGTGACCATAGGCGATCAGCCCGAGTTCCTGCTCCACCGGCAGATGGGTGACAACCTCTGCCACCGCCTCGCGGGCGATTTCGAGTTTCGGCCGACCGTCGATCTGCCCCCACATGGAGCCTGATCCATCCATGACGATGATCGTGCGTGGCGCTTCCTCGGCCTGCCCGGTCGGGATCTGAAGAAGCAAGAGCCCTGCGAGAAGAATACCAGATTTCAGCAAAGCGTTTTTCATGAATTCGCTCCTTTCAAGCCGATGCCACGAAGGGCCGGACCGGTGTCTGCCCACCCGATGCCCAGTTTGCAGCCTTGCTGCCGATGTCTCTGAATTTTCCCGACAGGTCCTGCAGGCGCGCTCGCCATTGCGGATCCGGCGCCTGTCCTTCCGTCGTCCTGAAGAAGACCTGCAGCATGCAGGTGATGGCGAGCGGTTCGAGCAGGGCTGACTTGAAGGCCCAGGCGAACAGCAGGGCAAAGACGAAGCCGCCCGCGCCAAGTGCGCCAGGCATCAGATGGACTAGGGCGGCTGCAGGCGCGAGCGCCAGCAGGAAGACGACGAAGGAAAGGCCGTAGATGATCACCGTGAGCCAGGCCGCGTTGCGCAACATGGTCTTGTAGTTCTGGCCATAAAGAACGAGAGCCTCTTCCGCCGAAGCCCAGGGATTGGCCGCACGGGTTCGCAGGGCATGGGCAAGGATGACCTCATCGGTGAAGCCGACAGCGATCTTCAGGAAACTTCTGAAGAAACGGGCTGCCGTCTCGAGACCGGGAATGGGCAGGAGCGACGCAATCCCCTCGATCAGCCCTGCAATGGCGGCGATCACCCCCTTGACGAGCTGGTCGATGCCGAAAAGCACGCTGGCCTCTGTGAAGCGTTCGCGGACCATGCGGCTGCCATAGGTGACCTGTCCTTCGCCCGCAGGCAGCGCTCGACCGTCCATCAGTTCGACGAGCACGGCGATATGCCCCGCCTTGACAAGATAGAGCAGATATTCCCGCAGAAGATAGAGGATCGCCGCCACGAGACCAAAGCCAATCAGCCCTCCAAGTGCCGTGCTGGATCCCAGGAAATCCGAATCTCCGAACTGGCCGACGCCATAACCGATCGCGGCCCCTGTTCCTGTCGCGATCAGATAGGCGCAAGCCATGGCAAAATAGACGGCCATCCGGAAGAGAAGAAAGGGAGCCGTCCGCGCCATGAGCGCCAGAGCTCGGGATAAATTGAAATTCCACATGAAACTGGATCCTCAAAAGGTCACGATGGGGCATGTCCTGGCAAGGGAATGCCTGCCAGAATCGACAGTAGGTTTCGATGAAGCTCTGGTCTTGGGCCTGGTGGCACCCATTTGCGGGGGCAATGGCACAAGGGCATACGGAAGGTAAGGGGCTGTTTCGCCCGACAGTGTCGCGCCGTTATGCGAAACCAGCCCGCACATCCCTTGGTGTCATGCCGTAGGTCTGCTTGAAGCGGGTGTTGAACCAGGACAGATCCCCGAACCCCGCCTCCATGGCAATCTGGGCGATGTTGAGATGTTGCAAGGCCGGATCGCTCAGCATGCGAAAGGCACGCGCGAGACGCCGGCTCGCCACATAGTCGCGGAATGATGTCCCCTCGCGCTCGAAGAGGACGCGGATATAGCGCGAAGAAAGTCCGAGCCGGCTCGCGACGCTGTCGGCGCTCAATCCGGACGAGAGGAGGTTCTGTTCGATCTCCCTTTTGACTTCCTTCAATCGTGCGGCGCGCACCCCGCGACCGGCGGCAATCTCGCTGGCCTCCCGCGTGGCCCCGAGCGCCATCAAGGCGAGATCCTGCACATGCGCCACGCATTGCGCCGCCTCCTCGGGTGCAAGTAGAGGCAGTTCGGTGTGCAAATTGCGGACGTAGCTCAGAAAGAGCCGCCATTGCGGCGTGAGCGGTGCTGCGCGCCTGAGCACGGCGTCAAGACCCGCGGCGGCTTTGGTGAAATGTGCCCGTGGAATGGAGACGTAAATGCCTTCCATGTGATGACCACCAAATCGCACGGTTCCCGGCACATCGCCCGGATCGGCATAGACACATCCCGGACGCAAGACCTGCTGCTCGCCACCGGTCTGCGAGATCGTGCCACCGCCAGAAAGCGGAATGTGGAACATGACATCGTCGCTGCATTCGGCGGCATGGTTTCGTGTCCGGATTGCGGTCGATGCCGAATGCCGACCATGTCCGATGATCACACCGGGCAGGACGGCGATCGATGTCTCCGAGATAAATTGCTCCTGGTCGTCGGGGATGAAATCGACCCTGGTCATGTTAGCGACCACATCACGAAACGCATCGACGCGGCTTGCCCGGTCGAAATCCTGCGACCGAATGGATAGCAATGGCATGACGGCATCCCCCTCTGGCTCTTCTCCTTTCTCTTTTAGTGATGTCCGTTATTGGGCGCATACACCATTTGGCGTATCATCCCGATCAAGGGTTCTGGCGGAGATGGGCGATGGACAGAGATGAGGGGAGTTCGAAGCATCCTCTGAAGGCAGCCAACAATGACCCGATGGCGCCGGATAATTCCGGGGTGATCGACCCGGACGTGGACCTCGATATCATTTCGAACACCTATCGCGCCATTGTCGACCAGGAAGCATTCGATGCCATGATCGAGAGTTGGCAGGCGAAACTCGGTCGCATTCCGGATGACGAGAAAGCATCAAAGCAATTGTCGAGCGCGCTTCTGGCACAGCTTGCGCTTGCACGCAAAACGCTCGACGGTCTCGACATTCCTGCCGAGAACGACCCCTTGGCGCGTGCCGTGCAGGATGTGCCCGGCCCGGCACTCGTTCTGTCTCCCGAAGGACGCGTCGTCGTCACCAACACCGAAGGGGCATCCATTCTCGGGGCACGACAGGGGAGTTTCCTTGATCTGGACAGAATAGACGCTCGGTCGCTGGACACCTTCCGAACCATGATGCGTGCGGCCAACAAGCGCGCCAACCGCTCCCAGGCCATCCTGCGGATGTCTCCGCTGGATGACGGTGACCCCATTTTCGCCGAGGCGTGGCTTCTTGCCCCGAAGAACGACGGAGCCGCCTTCGTCGTCATCCGGTCCCTGGAAATCGAGTGGACCGATCGCGCTTCAGAAATGCTCGCGCAAGCCTTCGGGCTCTCGGCCGCCGAAGTGGAAATCGCGCGTATTTTCTTCCGTGTCCGTGACGTTGCCGCCACTGCCGCCGCTCGCAATGTTTCATTGCTGACGGTGCGCACCCAGCTCAAGAGCATCATGGCAAAGACTGAGGCACCCTCCCAGGTCGAGCTCATGCGGCTTCTCGCGATGACCGCCGGGCGGGCCATTCAGGACCGCCAGGGCAAGACCGATACATGGCGGGACCCGCTTGGCCGCGAAGAGATGCTGAGCCTGCCTGACGGGCGCTCCATCGCCTGGACCTGGCTCGGTGACCCGAATGGTCGACCCGTCGTGCTCTGTCGCGGCCTGCCAATGTGCTATCTGCTACCACCCGACAGCGAAGGCCAATTGCGCGATGCCGGCATCAAGCTTCTGGCCCTTTCACGACCGGGCTTCGGCAATTCCAGCCAGCATTCCAACCTATCGCCACTGGAAGACAATCTCACGGCGCTTCGTGGCTTTCTCGACCATGTGGTCAAGGCACCCTGCATTGCGATCGGGCTCAGCAATGGCGTCTTGCCGCTGCTTGCTGAAGCAAGCCTGCGGCCCGACCGCTTCCAGGCCCTTATCGCCATTGGCTATACGGGCGTGCTTGACCGCAGCGGTATCCGGCGATTGCAGCCGATACAACAGGCGATGATGCGGCTCGTCGGCATGTTACCATGGCTCGTTGACCTGATGGCCAAGCAGGCGCATCGCATGATCCTGACCTATGGCGTCGACTGGTATATCGAGCGCGCCTACCGTACCCGGCCCCTCGATTACTCCACCTGTACCGATCCCAATCTTGCGCCCTTCATTCGAAACGCCTGTTCGCATCTGCTTGCCCAGGGACATCAGACCTTTGTCCGGGAGCTTGTCCTCGCCCGGTCCGACATCGATCCTGTGATCGACACCTTGTCGGTTCCGTTGACATGGGTCGCGCCGGAACAGGACGGTGTCTTCGACGAGATGAGCTTCCGGCGAATAGAGAGAAGAAATCCTCGTATCCGTGTCCAACCTCTCGCGAAAGCCGGCGAGCTGGCGCTCTACCAGCAGACCTCCCGCATTGTCGACCTGATCATCGATACCGCGAGAAGCAATTGATGGCTTGGATCGACAGTGTTCGGCGTCACCGTGAATCCCTCCGCGCACCTCGTTTCCGTGCGACATGATCGTCTGCTTTCGCTCAAGGCCAGGTCAATTGGCGCGTCCTGGAAGCGATGACTGCTCAATGCTAAGCCGAAGACTGTCCGCCTTCGCCAGCTCAGACACCGAAACCGAAGGTGCCATCTTTAGAGATCGGTGGGGTTATGTGGCGGCAGTCCGGTCGGAGCTCCCGCCGGCTTTTTACTGCGCCTTCTGCCGCAGACGGTCGGTCGCGAGTTCCATCACAAGCACTATCGCGAAGATCACCAGGATGATGGTCGAGGCATTGCGATATTGGAAAAGGTCGAAGGCGACTTTCAGCTCCTGGCCGATGCCGCCGGCGCCGACGAGGCCGAGCACGACCGACGAGCGGACAGCCTTTTCCAACGCGAACTGCGAAGTGTTGATCAACGACGGCATGATATCGGGCAGGACGGCGCCGGAGAGTACGGAAAAGCGTCCGGCTCCAGCCGAAAACAGAGCCTCCTGTGGCTCCTTCTCCGCATCCTCGATCGCTTCGGCGAAGAAGCGACCGCAAAAGCCGATCGTGTCGATGATGATGGTCATGGTGCCGGCGACGGCACCAAGCCCGATTGAGGCGACGAAGAGCAGGGCCCAGACCATGTCAGGCACGGTGCGGAACAGGGAGATCATCACCTTGAAGACGTGTCGGAAGGGACCGATCGGCGAGAGTGTGCGCGAGGCAAGCCAAGCGATGGGTAAACTCAGCATAACACCGATGACGGTGCCGACAAATGCGATCTGCAGCGTCTCGATGGTGCGCCAGGTGACGCGCATCAGGAAACCGGGTTCCAGGCTCGGCGGCAGCATGCGCTCGATCAGGTTTACCATTCTCGGAGCGCCGTTGATCAACTGGTTCGGTGTCGGCGCGACCTGTGTGGCCGAGACAATCAAGAGCGCACCAAGAGCGACCAGAACGGCAAAGGAAAAGGGCGAGGCACGGAAGAAGCGGTCGGGCACAGCATCACGCATGGAAGACACCGTCCAGGCGTTCGCGGTCGACGTCGGCGACCGGCAGGTCGAAATGCACGCTGCCTGCCTTCAGCGCGACGATCCGGTCGGCAAAGCTCAACGCGTGATCCATGTCGTGGGTGGTGTAGACGAGTGTAATGCCCTTTTCACGGACGAGGTCCGAGAACAGTGCCATGACGTCGCGGCCGGCGGTGGGATCGAGGCTGGCAGCCGGTTCGTCGGCGATCATCAGCTTGGGCTTGCGCACCAGCGCGCGTGCGATGGCGACGCGCTGCGCCTGGCCGCCAGAGAGTTCGTCGGCGCGCGACATTGCCTTGTGACACAGCTTCACCTGTTCCAGCGCGTCCATGGCCTCCTCGCGGGCTTCGCGCTTTGCGATCGCCTGATGCCAGGCGCGCCAACTGCCCGGCAGGCCAAGCTTGCCGTGCACGACATTTGTCAGCACCGACTGCCGACGCACGAGGCCGTGATTTTGGAAGACGAAGCCTATCTGCTGGCGCATCCGCTTCAGCTGCGTCCCGTTCGGTGCGCGGCAAAAGGCTTCGCCAAGCGTCGAGATCTCGCCGTCGCAGAACGGCGTATGGCCGATCAGGCATTTGAGCAGTGTCGACTTGCCGACCCCGTTGGCACCAACCAGCGCGACACGCTCGCCACCGCGAATGCGGATATCGACCCCGGAAAACACCGGTTTGCCATTGGGATAACCCTTCTTCAGGCGCTGCGTGCTGATGACGTCCATCTTGGTCTTCTTTCTGCAGATGTAGCGAGAGGCCGGCGCTGGTGGCGCCGACCCATTGGCGGGATCGGATGTGATCAGCTTAGTTGACGAAGTCGTTGAAAGTGTCGACACCGATCGTGCGGTACATCGAGCGGACATAGTCGTAGTCGCTGTCCTTGACCTCGGTCAGGAAGAAGCCACCCTTGAATTTCTGGTTGTCCTCGCCCTGGAGAACGGCGGCCATCAGGTCGCTGCCCTTTTCGGCAAAAGCGGTGCGGACCTTGGCTACTATCTCTTCGGAGAGATTCTTGCGGGCGACGAGAATGTCGTTCGGCAGGTCGCGACCACGGGCGAGAACGGCGAAGGCGACGTCCGGGAAGGCCTCGCGGATGGAATTCAGGTGGCCGAAATTGAGGCCGATGGCCGCGATGTCACCGCGGATCAGCGCTTCGGCCGCGACGTTGCGGGCGAGAATGACCGGCTCATAGTCCTGATTATATCTGATCCCGAAATCGGTAAGGGCCTGGGCCGGGCCGAGATGCTGCGAGGTGGAGCCGACCGAGCCGAAGGAAACCTTCTTGCCCTTCAGGTCTTCGAGCGAACGGATCGGGCCGTTGGCGAGAACCGCGATCTGGGCGAAATAGTCCGGGCGCTGCCAGGCAACGACGATCTTTGGCTGGGCGAGTTCCTTCATGACGACGTATTCTGCAGGACCCGTCAGCACGAGGTCGACCTGTCCGGAATTCAGAGCCTCGACCGCCGAGGTGCGCGAGCTGACCGGGAAGAGCTCGACTTCGAGGCCGGTCGCTGCTTCGAGCGCCTTTTCGAACCCGCCGAACTCCTGCTGGAGCGCTTCCAGGCCTTCAATGTCGGTGACGGCGAACTTGACGCTATCGGCTGCTGCCGGGGCGATGGAAAGGAGGGAGAATGCGCAGGCTGCGAGAAGGGAGCGGATCATGAAATTTTCCTTTGCTGTATAGACAGGAACATCTTCCGCGACTATCCCTAGCGGCGACACGTGACGGGCACGTGACAGTTCGCGGGCCCGAGACCGAAAAACGGAAACGGGAGACGAGCATGAACTGGATCATCCGCAACGGCGCCGTTCTCGGCGCCGAAGGGCTCAACCGCGCCGACATTTTCATTCAGGAAGGCAAGGTGTCGGGACAGGCGTCCGGCGGACGCGAGATCGATGCCAGGGACCTACTTGTCCTGCCCGGCATCGTCGACATCCACGGCGACGGCTTCGAGCGGCAGATTATGCCCCGCCCTGGCGTGCGCTTCGACGTCGGGCTGGCGCTGCGCGACACGGACCGGCAGCTGGTGGCGAACGGCATCACGACTGCCTTTCATGGCGTCACCGTCTCCTGGGAGCCGGGGCTGCGGTCGCTCAAGGCGGCAGGAGATTTCGTGACGGCCCTTCTTGCCGCCCGCCCGCATCTTTCCTGCGACACCCGCCTGCACCTGCGCTGGGAAACCTTCGCGCTCGACGCCCTCGGCCAGGTGATCGAGTGGCTGGCGCTTGATCCGAAGCCGGTCGTGGCGCTCAACGACCACACCACGGGTTCGGTGCTAAAGGGCACGATCGCCCGCAAGATCGGCCAGATGGCAGAGCGCTCCGGCCTGTCGCGCGACGATTACATGGGGCTGCTCGATCAGGTCTGGGCACGCCGCAAGGATGTGGCCGGAGCTGTCGAAAAGCTCGCTCTGGCGGCGCGCGAAAACGGTAACGTGCTGCTTGCGCACGACGAGGCCTCACCCGACGAGCGCCGACATTTTCGGGCTCTGGGGGCCGTGTCCTCGGAGTTTCCGCTGACGCTGGAGACGGCTGCCGAAGCTCGTGCTTTCGGCGAGCATGTGATCCTCGGTGCCCCCAACGTCGTGCGCGGTGGCAGCCACAATGGTGCGCTTGATGCAACGACAGCGGTCCGGGACGGGCTCTGCAGCGTGCTCGCCTCCGATTACCACTATCCCTCTCCGCTTCATGCAGCCTTCCGGCTGGCATCCC
Encoded proteins:
- the phnE gene encoding phosphonate ABC transporter, permease protein PhnE translates to MRDAVPDRFFRASPFSFAVLVALGALLIVSATQVAPTPNQLINGAPRMVNLIERMLPPSLEPGFLMRVTWRTIETLQIAFVGTVIGVMLSLPIAWLASRTLSPIGPFRHVFKVMISLFRTVPDMVWALLFVASIGLGAVAGTMTIIIDTIGFCGRFFAEAIEDAEKEPQEALFSAGAGRFSVLSGAVLPDIMPSLINTSQFALEKAVRSSVVLGLVGAGGIGQELKVAFDLFQYRNASTIILVIFAIVLVMELATDRLRQKAQ
- a CDS encoding phosphonate ABC transporter ATP-binding protein, with protein sequence MDVISTQRLKKGYPNGKPVFSGVDIRIRGGERVALVGANGVGKSTLLKCLIGHTPFCDGEISTLGEAFCRAPNGTQLKRMRQQIGFVFQNHGLVRRQSVLTNVVHGKLGLPGSWRAWHQAIAKREAREEAMDALEQVKLCHKAMSRADELSGGQAQRVAIARALVRKPKLMIADEPAASLDPTAGRDVMALFSDLVREKGITLVYTTHDMDHALSFADRIVALKAGSVHFDLPVADVDRERLDGVFHA
- a CDS encoding PhnD/SsuA/transferrin family substrate-binding protein, producing the protein MIRSLLAACAFSLLSIAPAAADSVKFAVTDIEGLEALQQEFGGFEKALEAATGLEVELFPVSSRTSAVEALNSGQVDLVLTGPAEYVVMKELAQPKIVVAWQRPDYFAQIAVLANGPIRSLEDLKGKKVSFGSVGSTSQHLGPAQALTDFGIRYNQDYEPVILARNVAAEALIRGDIAAIGLNFGHLNSIREAFPDVAFAVLARGRDLPNDILVARKNLSEEIVAKVRTAFAEKGSDLMAAVLQGEDNQKFKGGFFLTEVKDSDYDYVRSMYRTIGVDTFNDFVN
- a CDS encoding vWA domain-containing protein, with amino-acid sequence MKNALLKSGILLAGLLLLQIPTGQAEEAPRTIIVMDGSGSMWGQIDGRPKLEIAREAVAEVVTHLPVEQELGLIAYGHRSKGNCGDIELLVPPGKNTGQTVVGAVNAMRFLGKTPLSAAVRQAAEALRYGEESATVVLVTDGLETCEADPCALASELEAAGVNFTAHVVGFGLSKEEGAQVACLAENTGGRYIEAANAGALSDALSETITMAPPRDTTHFPGRPLMPRIQLQPTGRSIGPEVAFPQQPDFPRDGTAQDCRSLAEADAATAAWMFEPPGSYFVEEPRCRLFSYSTELDWAKLPPEDGWVSGFKTDAILFVRPLEEAAIEPGKAGMVNRGPYAVGVAQIELGVLAEGSETGGAALALRLYPIGNVSPGAAITYSTVEGTEGAKDAAIELAAPGSYLLRLETWGGDKLDEMEILVETDPAVTLKSPSVVAPGAPIVIETSGSQLRSDGIEIWQGENQIDWGRTLSELAAGQPLTAPGEPGTYDLVYKGYDASGERREKARISLDVGTPDATRPTRNLPQKKADAGPGAATTVSEDVAYSCDGPAPCSITDAGSGLSFMLPAGWWTDHPTTEGYTSGAQAAGDVFPPRVNFFRKDTDDALVLGPRQWVAINGPCEEVGALGQFCMFESAHPQVLAAYQLVKATLKWDPPQDQASLNRDCTDDDGHGPDACENGAEAGGKAFSEYPHRCLPGDRTVSNCDMRDGATNLFFHLPENWVAEVEASSPFPRAEFAEQAGSAHSIWLNPKDWPLGDRGCFLTRVGQLCLDPDSADEALDAVRQTGVRTKTWTTKEVVHVFLRRQTSSG
- a CDS encoding alpha/beta hydrolase, translated to MDRDEGSSKHPLKAANNDPMAPDNSGVIDPDVDLDIISNTYRAIVDQEAFDAMIESWQAKLGRIPDDEKASKQLSSALLAQLALARKTLDGLDIPAENDPLARAVQDVPGPALVLSPEGRVVVTNTEGASILGARQGSFLDLDRIDARSLDTFRTMMRAANKRANRSQAILRMSPLDDGDPIFAEAWLLAPKNDGAAFVVIRSLEIEWTDRASEMLAQAFGLSAAEVEIARIFFRVRDVAATAAARNVSLLTVRTQLKSIMAKTEAPSQVELMRLLAMTAGRAIQDRQGKTDTWRDPLGREEMLSLPDGRSIAWTWLGDPNGRPVVLCRGLPMCYLLPPDSEGQLRDAGIKLLALSRPGFGNSSQHSNLSPLEDNLTALRGFLDHVVKAPCIAIGLSNGVLPLLAEASLRPDRFQALIAIGYTGVLDRSGIRRLQPIQQAMMRLVGMLPWLVDLMAKQAHRMILTYGVDWYIERAYRTRPLDYSTCTDPNLAPFIRNACSHLLAQGHQTFVRELVLARSDIDPVIDTLSVPLTWVAPEQDGVFDEMSFRRIERRNPRIRVQPLAKAGELALYQQTSRIVDLIIDTARSN
- a CDS encoding alpha-D-ribose 1-methylphosphonate 5-triphosphate diphosphatase encodes the protein MNWIIRNGAVLGAEGLNRADIFIQEGKVSGQASGGREIDARDLLVLPGIVDIHGDGFERQIMPRPGVRFDVGLALRDTDRQLVANGITTAFHGVTVSWEPGLRSLKAAGDFVTALLAARPHLSCDTRLHLRWETFALDALGQVIEWLALDPKPVVALNDHTTGSVLKGTIARKIGQMAERSGLSRDDYMGLLDQVWARRKDVAGAVEKLALAARENGNVLLAHDEASPDERRHFRALGAVSSEFPLTLETAAEARAFGEHVILGAPNVVRGGSHNGALDATTAVRDGLCSVLASDYHYPSPLHAAFRLASPGDANFAKIWELVSANAAAAAGLVDRGRLGEGERADVILVDAKDIRHPRVMATFVNGRLVYSAQNLIEADPMIASAAA
- a CDS encoding helix-turn-helix transcriptional regulator; this encodes MPLLSIRSQDFDRASRVDAFRDVVANMTRVDFIPDDQEQFISETSIAVLPGVIIGHGRHSASTAIRTRNHAAECSDDVMFHIPLSGGGTISQTGGEQQVLRPGCVYADPGDVPGTVRFGGHHMEGIYVSIPRAHFTKAAAGLDAVLRRAAPLTPQWRLFLSYVRNLHTELPLLAPEEAAQCVAHVQDLALMALGATREASEIAAGRGVRAARLKEVKREIEQNLLSSGLSADSVASRLGLSSRYIRVLFEREGTSFRDYVASRRLARAFRMLSDPALQHLNIAQIAMEAGFGDLSWFNTRFKQTYGMTPRDVRAGFA